A window of Oncorhynchus tshawytscha isolate Ot180627B linkage group LG10, Otsh_v2.0, whole genome shotgun sequence contains these coding sequences:
- the LOC112259918 gene encoding uncharacterized protein LOC112259918: protein MMIRHWIMFLFCPDFVCTLTMDIVQPDTLVFTGIGGTVSLTCFCSSDMMTYVAWFKQTVGDKPLPMTSTFHHSQENSYFNNFTKDFTETQHLSVKRGVDSLNLTISKTESGDSATYYCGIMLMGEVKFGEGTVLIVKGSESNSMSVLQQPVSESVQPGDSVTLNCTIHTETCAGEHSVYWFRHGSGESPPGIIYTHGDRSDQCEKSPEAGSPTQSCVYNLPKRNLILSDAGTYYCAVASCGEILFGKGTKLNIDHGCKEDHLLLVYCLGVALALCVIFIIVLGCVLYKMTKKIFIPCRGTHPQSSTSSVPSSHEQDQDVDTLHYAVLNVVRKKVKAGRQRSAMGRDTVYSGVRRQNMD, encoded by the exons ATGATGATCAGACATTGgataatgtttttgttttgccCCGACTTCG TTTGCACATTGACTATGGACATTGTTCAACCAGACACTTTGGTTTTTACTGGGATTGGAGGTACTGTGTCTCTCACTTGCTTTTGTTCATCTGATATGATGACCTACGTTGCTTGGTTCAAGCAGACCGTTGGAGATAAACCTCTTCCGATGACATCAACATTTCACCATTCTCAAGAGAATTCATATTTCAACAACTTTACCAAGGATTTCACTGAGACTCAACATCTGAGTGTGAAGAGAGGAGTTGACAGCCTTAACCTGACCATCTCTAAGACAGAGTCAGGGGACTCAGCTACATACTACTGTGGTATTATGTTAATGGGAGAAGTCAAATTTGGAGAGGGAACTGTTTTAATTGTCAAAG GTTCAGAGTCCAACAGCATGTCTGTGCTCCAGCAGCCTGTGTCTGAGTCAGTCCAGCCAGGAGACTCTGTGACTCTGAACTGTACAATACACACTGAGACCTGTGCAGGAGAACACAGTGTCTATTGGTTCAGACATGGCTCAGGAGAATCCCCTCCAGGAATCATTTACACCCATGGAGACAGGAGTGATCAGTGTGAGAAGAGCCCTGAGGCTGGGTCTCCTACACAGAGCTGTGTCTACAACCTCCCCAAGAGGAACCTCATTCTCTCTGATGCTGGGACTTACTACTGTGCTGTGGCCTCATGTGGGGAGATACTGTTTGGGAAAGGGACCAAGCTGAACATTGACC ATGGTTGTAAGGAGGACCATCTTCTCTTGGTGTACTGTCTGGGTGTAGCGTTGGCTCTTTGTGTCATCTTCATTATTGTCCTTGGTTGTGTTTTGTATAAGATGACCAAGAAAATATTTATCCCGTGCAGAG GAACGCACCCTCAATCAAGTACTTCATCAGTCCCCAGTTCTCATGAGCAG GATCAAGATGTTGACACACTCCATTACGCCGTTCTGAACGTCGTCCGCAAGAAAGTGAAGGCCGGGAGACAGAGGAGCGCCATGGGGAGAGACACTGTTTACTCTGGAGTGAGACGCCAAAACATGGACTGA